The Choristoneura fumiferana chromosome 11, NRCan_CFum_1, whole genome shotgun sequence genome includes a region encoding these proteins:
- the Gle1 gene encoding gle1 RNA export mediator: MADIYDQKYCRFRSGFKMRDASISDQLEDFERLRISALTNAAEISPFVKSVTIGPNSPEKKDLQYENIEVTPKIKKAAEEDLIEDRVSTDLRYALIIKQYEKNLQETSEELFKNLVDNMLARRADSMRKYWTKQSQECERRAREAKERKIQMLRHLHDNDNLAVLEKAKLDEQNCQLINKQTIENMNRILEEQNNATARFAAVTDSHTKICICYNEITNILQKEPQGKAVCEKHIPAINSVIGNISAIMDLCKTGTLTDKDVKQAEILSSNIDNVRKKMVEEIDDIKKQEIAKKQEEAENLKRKQLEEKKAQEAKAAEIAQIEKNLMEQAKKSQPLFYSANNYSYYQELKSFLDQYENQYKELLENVALKKFRFDCQKAVNTPVNAISSVSGMHMRDKYDKLSKLLRGERVQVLDTYVTATQHPQGIYYCTALLAKKIVRQGDLLVSSNPEAAFPLAAVTATLWAQFPEFGKLLEAYFHRLCPYLVPMFLPQKEGQTDKEFYLSRGYTYNDDGVVEKQDKFLKRMSGIFKLRCAIWIAKTPKFLNAPNPHGPRYGWQWLASFINLKPEPDISATLIHDFFNICGSEFQKLYGIQFIKVIKLISSEYIAILENIDEGGPKTRLEVFLQQVLKSGVLPPPTGVLSPNTW, from the coding sequence ATGGCAGATATTTACGATCAGAAATATTGCAGGTTTAGAAGCGGATTTAAAATGCGCGACGCGAGCATTTCAGATCAGCTAGAGGATTTCGAAAGATTACGCATTTCGGCGCTCACAAATGCTGCCGAAATAAGTCCTTTCGTTAAAAGCGTTACCATAGGACCCAATAGTCCAGAAAAAAAGGATCTGCAATATGAAAATATTGAGGTTacacctaaaataaaaaaagctgcTGAAGAAGACCTGATCGAAGACAGAGTCAGTACTGATCTTAGGTACGCACTTATAATTAAGCAATATGAAAAGAATCTCCAGGAAACTTCAGAGGAACTGTTTAAGAATTTAGTTGACAACATGTTAGCCCGGCGAGCGGACAGTATGCGCAAGTACTGGACCAAGCAGAGCCAGGAGTGCGAGCGCCGTGCGCGCGAGGCCAAAGAGCGTAAGATACAAATGCTGCGACACCTTCATGATAACGACAACCTCGCCGTGCTGGAGAAGGCCAAACTCGATGAACAGAACTGCCAGCTCATTAACAAACAGACTATAGAAAACATGAACAGAATACTTGAAGAGCAGAACAATGCCACAGCCAGGTTCGCCGCTGTTACAGATAGTCACACTAAAATATGTATCTGCTATAATGAAATCACTAATATATTGCAAAAAGAGCCTCAAGGGAAAGCAGTCTGTGAAAAACACATACCAGCAATTAACTCTGTCATAGGAAACATTAGCGCTATTATGGACTTATGCAAGACTGGGACCCTCACTGACAAAGATGTCAAACAAGCAGAAATTCTATCTTCAAACATAGATAATGTAAGGAAAAAAATGGTAGAAGAAATAGATGAtattaaaaaacaagaaatagcTAAAAAGCAAGAAGAAGCTGAAAATTTAAAGAGGAAGCAGTTAGAAGAGAAAAAAGCTCAGGAAGCAAAAGCTGCAGAGATTGCCCAGATTGAGAAAAATTTAATGGAGCAAGCCAAAAAGTCCCAACCATTATTTTATTCGGCAAACAACTACAGTTACTACCAAGAACTTAAAAGTTTTCTAGATCAATATGAAAATCAATACAAGGAATTACTTGAGAATGTGGCTTTGAAGAAATTTAGATTTGACtgccagaaagctgtaaatACCCCGGTGAATGCAATATCATCAGTTAGTGGAATGCACATGAGGGACAAGTATGACAAACTATCAAAGCTGCTGAGGGGTGAGAGAGTGCAAGTCTTGGACACATATGTGACAGCTACCCAACATCCTCAAGGAATCTACTACTGCACAGCTCTATTAGCCAAGAAAATAGTGAGGCAGGGAGACCTCCTTGTGTCAAGTAATCCTGAAGCCGCATTCCCTCTAGCAGCTGTTACAGCAACCCTGTGGGCACAGTTCCCAGAATTTGGCAAACTCTTGGAAGCATACTTCCACCGGTTGTGTCCTTACTTGGTTCCCATGTTTTTGCCTCAGAAGGAAGGGCAGACAGATAAGGAATTTTATCTGTCAAGAGGCTACACATACAATGATGATGGTGTTGTAGAAAAACAAGACAAGTTCCTAAAGAGAATGTCTGGCATATTTAAGCTAAGATGTGCTATCTGGATTGCAAAAACACCCAAATTCCTGAATGCACCCAATCCTCACGGGCCCCGGTATGGATGGCAGTGGCTTGCTTCATTCATCAATTTAAAACCAGAACCTGACATCAGTGCCACACTTATTCATGATTTTTTCAATATTTGTGGTTCAGAATTCCAGAAACTATATGGAATACAGTTTATTAAAGTAATAAAGCTGATAAGCTCTGAGTATATTGCTATTTTAGAAAACATAGACGAGGGAGGCCCTAAAACTAGACTCGAAGTTTTCCTGCAGCAAGTACTCAAGTCAGGAGTCTTGCCGCCTCCTACTGGTGTGTTGTCCCCAAATACTTGGTAG